One stretch of Amycolatopsis sp. NBC_00345 DNA includes these proteins:
- a CDS encoding RiPP maturation radical SAM C-methyltransferase yields the protein MSRGQVPRTCLVSMPWHSLHRPSLALGVLRAACAREGLPVPVSYHGSLAFADLMLRAGLTVGDYAELADTGFHHSLGEWIFAGALNGPDFGYAGMRDLARRAGLPFRIAAAVRELADEFVDQAADAILAYEPELVGFSATFSQTIASLAVARRIKDRRPGVQILVGGYSTDGPMGVALHREYPFVDYVLRGEADVTFPKLLLALAECHATGTRDGLDDVPQLCWRDDSGATRVSPCPSRLVSPASITTPDYDDWFAAVPASVAARVEPELVVESSRGCWWGAKHHCVFCGLNGTAMAYRAKPAESFVDELLGLVRRHRILDVTTIDNILPNEYYRSALPGLAGAGHDLRIHYEIKANAQIEDVAALRAAGVWDVQPGVESLVDDVLHRMRKGVRGAHNVRMLRDGASAGLNITWNWLYGFPGERVADYAAVVAQLPALVHLQPPSGAARIALQRFSPNFDDPRQGFTERRPAAGSRLVHDIDDPERLAELVYSFDTPDQGLTAEEVTPLVDALAAWTAGYPGSALIARTIGDVVVIRDRRHGWAPADHVLEHPREIAAWRALETGRAPLRVLAEQNHEWDPDDFGHWLRRLGEAGLVFTDGTLWITLATSPTVARKTHLPLSVLTPSA from the coding sequence ATGTCCCGCGGGCAGGTTCCCCGCACCTGCCTGGTGTCGATGCCGTGGCACTCGCTGCACCGCCCCTCCCTCGCACTCGGCGTACTGCGCGCGGCGTGCGCACGAGAGGGACTTCCGGTCCCGGTTTCCTATCATGGCAGTCTCGCCTTCGCCGACCTGATGCTGCGGGCCGGTCTGACCGTGGGCGACTACGCGGAACTGGCGGACACCGGATTCCACCATTCGCTCGGTGAATGGATCTTCGCGGGCGCGCTCAACGGACCCGATTTCGGCTATGCGGGGATGCGGGATCTGGCCCGTCGCGCCGGCCTGCCCTTCCGCATCGCCGCGGCGGTTCGTGAGCTCGCGGACGAATTCGTCGATCAGGCCGCCGACGCGATTCTCGCCTATGAACCGGAACTGGTGGGCTTCAGCGCGACCTTCAGCCAGACCATCGCCAGCCTCGCGGTGGCCCGGCGGATCAAGGACCGGCGACCCGGCGTGCAGATCCTGGTCGGCGGCTACTCGACCGACGGCCCGATGGGCGTGGCGCTGCACCGGGAGTACCCGTTCGTCGACTACGTCCTGCGCGGCGAGGCCGACGTGACTTTTCCGAAACTGCTTCTGGCCCTCGCCGAATGCCACGCGACCGGAACCCGCGACGGCCTCGACGACGTGCCCCAGCTGTGCTGGCGTGACGACAGCGGCGCCACCCGGGTCAGTCCGTGCCCATCCCGGCTGGTCTCGCCGGCGTCGATCACGACACCGGACTACGACGACTGGTTCGCCGCCGTTCCCGCCTCCGTCGCTGCCCGCGTCGAACCGGAGCTGGTCGTGGAGTCCTCCCGCGGCTGCTGGTGGGGCGCGAAACACCACTGCGTCTTCTGCGGCCTCAACGGTACCGCGATGGCTTACCGGGCCAAGCCCGCCGAGTCCTTTGTGGACGAGCTGCTCGGGCTGGTGCGCCGGCACCGGATCCTCGACGTCACCACGATCGACAACATCCTGCCGAACGAGTACTACCGGTCGGCGCTGCCGGGGCTGGCCGGCGCCGGCCACGACCTGCGCATCCACTACGAGATCAAGGCCAACGCGCAGATCGAGGACGTGGCCGCGCTGCGGGCGGCCGGGGTGTGGGACGTCCAGCCCGGCGTCGAGAGCCTGGTCGACGACGTACTGCACCGGATGCGCAAGGGCGTTCGCGGGGCACACAACGTGCGGATGCTGCGCGACGGTGCCTCGGCCGGGCTCAACATCACCTGGAACTGGCTGTACGGGTTTCCGGGCGAACGCGTGGCGGACTACGCCGCGGTCGTGGCCCAGCTGCCCGCCCTGGTGCACCTGCAACCGCCCAGTGGCGCGGCCCGGATCGCCCTGCAACGGTTTTCGCCGAACTTCGACGACCCGCGGCAGGGCTTCACCGAGCGTCGCCCGGCGGCGGGGTCGCGCCTCGTCCACGACATCGACGACCCGGAGCGGCTCGCCGAGCTCGTCTACTCCTTCGACACCCCGGACCAGGGACTCACGGCCGAGGAGGTCACGCCGCTGGTCGACGCGCTGGCCGCGTGGACCGCGGGCTATCCGGGGAGTGCGCTGATCGCCCGCACCATCGGCGACGTCGTGGTGATCCGAGACCGGCGCCACGGCTGGGCGCCGGCCGACCACGTGCTCGAGCACCCGCGTGAAATCGCGGCCTGGCGCGCACTGGAAACCGGCCGCGCCCCGCTCCGGGTACTCGCCGAGCAGAACCACGAATGGGACCCGGACGACTTCGGCCACTGGCTTCGCCGGCTCGGGGAGGCCGGCCTGGTCTTCACCGACGGCACTTTGTGGATCACCCTGGCCACCTCGCCCACCGTGGCGCGGAAAACCCACTTGCCGTTGTCGGTTCTCACGCCGTCCGCCTGA
- a CDS encoding DUF5825 family protein, whose product MRTLSASHPAWPETVELDFGRIDADPDGALRVVAELAGRAQRLRLPEPFAFGEQAHRDATMVRLLAAAAAAFVPVDWTLRKSLPDTIPERALCHLPPPRDDGEPGRRWREAHDTGICTYRYGPGFVLIHDTRPGGPINRVHVEAGWVDAFRTLAGTDRPPAEGAAADLVDQLVAHQLALRLDDRYAVVLPYHADRRPPPGLAVPSVKPCP is encoded by the coding sequence ATGCGTACCCTGTCCGCTTCGCACCCGGCGTGGCCCGAAACGGTCGAGCTCGACTTCGGCCGAATCGACGCCGATCCCGACGGCGCACTGCGTGTCGTGGCCGAACTGGCCGGGCGTGCGCAACGGCTGCGGCTGCCGGAGCCGTTCGCCTTCGGCGAGCAAGCGCACCGCGACGCGACGATGGTGCGCTTGCTCGCCGCCGCGGCGGCGGCGTTCGTTCCGGTGGACTGGACCTTGCGGAAGTCGTTGCCGGACACCATTCCCGAACGCGCTCTGTGTCATCTGCCGCCACCACGGGACGACGGGGAACCCGGTCGCCGCTGGCGTGAAGCCCACGACACGGGCATCTGCACCTACCGGTACGGCCCGGGGTTCGTCCTCATCCACGACACCCGCCCGGGCGGGCCGATCAACCGCGTCCACGTCGAAGCCGGCTGGGTCGACGCCTTCCGGACCCTGGCCGGCACGGACCGGCCGCCGGCCGAGGGGGCCGCGGCGGATCTCGTCGACCAGCTGGTGGCTCACCAGCTCGCCCTGCGGCTGGACGACCGGTACGCCGTCGTACTGCCCTACCACGCGGATCGGCGCCCGCCACCCGGCCTGGCGGTCCCGTCGGTGAAGCCGTGCCCATGA